The Thamnophis elegans isolate rThaEle1 chromosome Z, rThaEle1.pri, whole genome shotgun sequence genome contains a region encoding:
- the LOC116521757 gene encoding uncharacterized protein LOC116521757 yields the protein MHPPEGYPREIVQAIQEVIQLYLTYKILVPTDSPWNSPILPIPKGEGKYRMAQDLRRVNSSTVTIYPTLPNPYVLLGLIPPEAKWFSVIDLKDAFFSIPIHKKSQHLFAFEWENPTTGRKQQYTWTRLPQGYKNSPTHFSAALATDLEILDLPPPDVVLQYVDDLLVTGQTEEDCHANTAALLLLLQEKGYKASRAKAQLVQLNVRYLGYDIQQGQRTLGHERKEAICQLPAPRNRKELRGFLGAAGFCRIWIPNFALLAKPLYEATKGNETAPLRWEKEEQKSFLNLKHALTQAPSLGLPNLDKPFRLFVDTKQNMAVGVLTQKMGTWYRPVAYLSKQLDQVAKGWPSCLKAVAGTALLTQEANKLTFGQQLNIYTPHALRAVLDQKGHLWLTNPRMLKYQGLITHNPLIKLVQSYALNPATLLPEPDSEITHDCLQTIEETYASRPDLKDEPFSDPDATLFTDGTSFIHEGVRKAAYAVVTLDDVWEAKPLPAGTSAQLAELHALTRALELAKGLRVNIYTDSKYAFLTVQVHGALYKERGLITAGGKDIKYGPQILRLLDSVWSPKQVAIMHVRGHQKGISTAERGNHKADQVARAAALDPFSLQANCLTLWIPNQEDEPPSYSHSEVQQAEAIGAELVNGWWTLPDNRVFVPQQLAWEVVSSLHRHLHLGKTALGKALTREVYINNLSSLAAAVCSRCQVCAANNPRQGPSLPPGHQPRGAYPFDYLMIDFTDMPKVGSYTAMLVVVCTYTGWPECVPTRTKKALEVTQTLLNIVIPRYGLPSRISSDNGPEFIHAATQKVAQVLPTPQVADTVKIKQLQALNTVVHQLQKYVLSCRPHVIVTPVHNFHPGQEVWVKDWKKVPLEPKWCGPYTVVICSPLAVKVAEIKPWIHWTRLKLAATPCETVSKDSVQPLHPTKRRRRRKDATSPADSREAIALRPGGEDPSAGVAPGTADTHHTGNASRLPWNLRPRPTRRTNHGFQPPSTPDCVH from the exons ATGCATCCGCCAGAGGGGTACCCAAGAGAAATTGTGCAGGCTATTCAGGAAGTTATACAACTGTATCTGACTTATAAGATTCTAGTGCCCACTGACTCCCCATGGAATTCACCGATTCTGCCTATaccaaaaggggaagggaaatatCGAATGGCTCAGGATCTTCGTCGGGTCAACAGttcaacagtcacaatttatcCCACGTTGCCAAATCCTTATGTGTTACTTGGGTTAATTCCACCAGAAGCCAAATGGTtttcagttattgatttaaaagatgccttcttttcTATACCCATTCATAAAAAAAGCCAGCACTTGTTTGCCTTTGAATGGGAAAATCCGACAACAGGAAGGAAACAGCAGTATACTTGGACACGCCTTCCACAGGGATATAAAAATTCCCCAACGCATTTTAGCGCGGCGTTAGCTACGGACTTGGAAATTCTAGATTTACCCCCTCCTGatgttgtgttgcaatatgtgGATGATCTTTTGGTGACAGGGCAAACAGAAGAGGACTGTCATGCCAATACAGCAGCCCTGTTacttctgttacaagaaaaaggctATAAAGCTTCTAGGGCCAAAGCACAATTGGTCCAATTGAATGTTAGGTATTTGGGATATGATATCCAGCAGGGGCAAAGAACTTTGGGACATGAAAGGAAGGAAGCCATTTGTCAATTACCAGCcccaagaaataggaaggaattgaGAGGCTTTTTAGGAGCAGCAGGATTTTGCCGCATTTGGATTCCTAACTtcgcattgttagcaaagccactttaTGAAGCTACAAAAGGGAATGAAACGGCACCTTTGCGGTgggaaaaagaggaacagaaaagtTTTTTGAACTTAAAACATGCTTTGACTCAAGCCCCGAGTCTGGGACTGCCTAATTTAGACAAACCTTTTCGTTTATTTGTGGACACTAAACAGAATATGGCTGTGGGGGTGTTAACTCAGAAGATGGGAACGTGGTATCGAccagttgcatatttgtcaaaacaattggATCAGGTAGCAAAAGGGTGGCCCTCTTGTCTTAAGGCTGTAGCAGGCACAGCTTTACTTACTCAGGAAGCAAATAAACTTACTTTTGGACAGCAGTTgaatatctacaccccccatgctcttcgggCTGTTCTGGATCAGAAGGGccatttgtggcttaccaatccacgtatgttgaagtatcaggggcttattacacataaccccctcatcaaacttgttcagtcatatgctttgaatcctgccactctgttacctgaaccagactctgagaTCACTCATGATTGTCTGCAAACCATCGAGGAAACCTATGCTAGTCGCCCAGATTTGAAAGATGAACCCTTTTCCGACCCGGATGCAACCCTTTTTACCGATGGAACCAGTTTTATCCATGAAGGTGTAAGGAAAGCAGCTTATGCTGTAGTTACTCTTGATGATGTATGGGAAGCCAAGCCCTTACCTGCAGGAACTAGTGCCCAGTTGGCAGAATTACATGCACTCACTAGGGCATTGGAATTAGCAAAAGGTCTACgtgtcaacatttacacagactccAAATATGCCTTTCTTACAGTTCAAGTGCATGGAGCTTTGTACAAAGAAAGGGGTCTTATTACAGCAGGAGGAAAGGACATTAAATATGGACCCCAAATTTTGCGTCTATTGGACAGTGTGTGGtcccccaaacaagttgccattatgcatgtacgGGGTCATCAGAAGGGGATTTCaacagctgaaagaggaaacCACAAGGCTGATCAGGTGGCAAGGGCAGCAGCTTTGGATCCATTCTCCCTGCAAGCTAACTGCCTTACTTTGTGGATCCCGAACCAAGAGGATGAACCCCCCTCATATAGCCACTCGGAAGTCCAGCAAGCTGAAGCTATAGGGGCAGAACTAGTAAATGGGTGGTGGACTCTGCCGGACAACCGGGTGTTTGTACCTCAGCAGTTAGCATGGGAAGTTGTTTCTTCCCTGCATAGGCATTTACATTTAGGAAAGACAGCTTTGGGAAAGGCTTTAACAAGGGAAgtctatattaacaatttgtctagtctagcagctgctgtttgctctcgATGTCAGGTGtgtgctgctaataacccacGTCAGGGCCCAAGTCTTCCCCCTGGGCACCAACCTAGGGGGGCTTATCCTTTTGATTATTTAATGATCGACTTTACGGACATGCCGAAAGTGGGATCGTACACTGCTATGTTAGTTGTTGTTTGCACATACACAGGGTGGCCTGAATGTGTTCCCACTAGAACGAAAAAAGCTTTGGAGGTAACCCAAACTCTGTTAAATATAGTTATTCCACGATATGGGTTGCCCTCACGTATCTCTTCAGATAATGGGCCTGAGTTCATTCATGCAGCCACTCAGAAGGTTGCCCAG GTGTTGCCCACTCCTCAAGTGGCAGACACAGTGAAAATCAAACAGTTACAAGCCTTGAATACTGTTGTccatcaattacaaaaatatgtgctGTCATGTCGTCCTCATGTGATTGTAACTCCAGTACATAATTTCCACCCAGGACAGGAGGTCTGGGTAAAGGACTGGAAAAAGGTGCCTTTGGAACCCAAATGGTGTGGGCCATATACTGTTGTTATTTGTTCTCCCCTTgctgttaaggtagctgaaattaagCCTTGGATCCATTGGACACGCCTGAAATTGGCTGCAACCCCGTGTGAGACTGTTTCCAAGGACTCTGTCCAGCCTCTACACCCTACCAAAAGGAGAAGACGAAGGAAGGACGCCACCTCGCCTGCTGATTCACGGGAAGCAATCGCTCTACGGCCAGGTGGTGAAGACCCTTCTGCAGGTGTTGCTCCAGGTACCGCCGACACCCATCACACAGGCAACGCATCGCGTCTCCCGTGGAACCTTCGTCCCCGTCCAACGCGGAGAACCAACCATGGATTCCAACCACCGTCTACGCCAGACTGCGTGCATTAG